In Carya illinoinensis cultivar Pawnee chromosome 16, C.illinoinensisPawnee_v1, whole genome shotgun sequence, a single window of DNA contains:
- the LOC122299632 gene encoding pentatricopeptide repeat-containing protein At2g37320 codes for MGAPILSRWASISPFRWVSIRQSCFWTKLSYGFQTLLHPKPFTSPKRKQTPQGKRVGKALKVLELIAPKSIVNTTNQSHLRLVQAILRAGSKQHYCDDFSGSNLEVRIPYVVDGILRPSSRKYLIPTRNLRRECLGVDADVLSHALSLCGSTRNLIGGIQYHCLAIGTGFVDNVYVGSSLISLYGKCAELENAYRVFEEMPVRNVVSWTAIISGFAQEWQVDVCLELFHRMRNSMSEPNEFTFTSLLSACTGSGALGHGRTAHCLTIQMGFDSYVHIANALISMYCKCGVAQEALYIFEKMDGKDIVSWNSMIAGYSQHGLSVQAIDLFEKMRKQSVKPDAITFLGVLSSCRHAGIVKEGLLYFNSMVDYGVQPELDHYSCVVDLLGRAGLLEEAQDFIEKMPIYPNAVIWGSLLSSSRLHGSVWIGIQAAEKRLVLEPGCPATLVLLANLYASVGYWNQAARVRKLMKDRGLKTSPGYSWIEVKDSVYQFRAEDMSNTRMTTIRGILNILIDHMKASGDEPELLEELDDTKFDW; via the exons ATGGGGGCACCAATTCTATCTCGGTGGGCGAGTATTTCTCCGTTTCGGTGGGTGAGTATTCGTCAAAGCTGTTTTTGGACCAAGCTTTCTTATGGTTTTCAGACACTATTGCACCCTAAACCTTTCACTTCCCCCAAACGGAAACAGACACCGCAAGGCAAGAGAGTTGGCAAGGCATTGAAAGTTCTTGAACTTATCGCTCCGAAATCCATTGTCAACACAACTAACCAGAGTCATCTTCGGCTTGTTCAAGCCATTTTACGAGCAGGCTCAAAGCAACATTATTGCGATGATTTCTCTGGATCAAATCTAGAGGTTCGAATCCCATATGTGGTTGATGGAATCCTTAGACCATCCTCTAGGAAGTATTTGATTCCTACGCGTAATTTGCGACGGGAATGTTTGGGAGTCGATGCGGATGTCTTGTCTCATGCTTTGAGTTTATGCGGGTCTACACGTAATCTTATTGGTGGTATTCAATATCATTGCTTGGCAATAGGAACTGGGTTTGTCGACAATGTATATGTTGGCAGTTCTTTGATAAGTTTGTATGGTAAATGTGCAGAGTTAGAAAATGCTTATAGGGTTTTTGAGGAAATGCCTGTTAGAAATGTGGTGTCGTGGACAGCTATTATTTCTGGATTTGCTCAAGAGTGGCAGGTTGATGTGTGTTTGGAGCTTTTCCATCGGATGAGGAACTCGATGTCAGAACCCAATGAATTTACGTTCACAAGTCTTCTGAGTGCTTGCACGGGAAGTGGAGCTCTTGGACATGGGAGAACTGCTCATTGCCTAACAATTCAAATGGGTTTTGATTCGTACGTCCACATTGCTAATGCTCTTATCTCAATGTATTGCAAATGTGGGGTTGCTCAAGAGGCGCTTTACATTTTCGAAAAGATGGATGGTAAAGATATTGTATCGTGGAATTCCATGATTGCAGGTTATTCCCAGCATGGGCTTTCAGTTCAGGCGATtgatctttttgaaaaaatgaggaAGCAAAGCGTAAAACCTGATGCCATTACTTTCCTTGGTGTCCTCTCTTCATGTCGCCATGCAGGTATCGTTAAAGAAGGCTTGTTATATTTCAATTCAATGGTTGACTATGGTGTACAGCCAGAATTAGATCATTATTCATGTGTTGTTGATCTTCTTGGCCGGGCTGGTTTACTGGAAGAGGCtcaagattttattgaaaaaatgcCAATTTATCCCAACGCTGTTATATGGGGTTCCCTGCTATCTTCTTCAAGGCTTCACGGGAGTGTATGGATTGGCATCCAGGCTGCAGAGAAAAGGCTGGTTCTGGAACCAGGTTGCCCTGCTACCCTTGTGCTATTGGCGAATTTGTACGCCAGCGTGGGCTACTGGAATCAGGCTGCGAGGGTGCGAAAATTGATGAAAGATAGAGGGCTGAAAACGAGTCCAGGATACAGTTGGATTGAAGTTAAAGATAGTGTCTACCAATTTAGAGCAGAAGACATGTCAAACACCAGAATGACCACAATTCGTGGTATTTTGAACATTTTGATAGATCATATGAAAGCTTCAGGCGATGAGCCTGAATTGCTGGAGGAACTTGATGATACAAAATTCGATTGG TGA